The proteins below are encoded in one region of Paenarthrobacter ilicis:
- a CDS encoding OsmC family protein: MAAVRTAHTVWNGNLIEGAGNTTLDSSGLGTFDVTWKARTEQSGGKTSPEELIAAAHSACFSMAFSHALAGEGFTAEEVNTKADVTFVPGTGITGSHLTMTAKVPGLSEEDFRRISEDAKTGCPVSGALASIEITLDATLAS, from the coding sequence ATGGCAGCAGTACGCACCGCACACACCGTATGGAACGGCAACCTGATTGAAGGCGCCGGCAACACGACGCTGGACAGTTCAGGGCTGGGCACGTTCGACGTCACCTGGAAGGCCCGCACGGAGCAGTCCGGCGGGAAAACCAGCCCTGAAGAACTCATTGCTGCGGCCCACTCGGCGTGCTTTTCCATGGCGTTCAGCCACGCCCTGGCCGGCGAGGGCTTCACGGCCGAAGAAGTGAACACCAAAGCCGATGTCACCTTCGTGCCCGGCACCGGAATCACCGGCAGCCACCTCACCATGACGGCCAAAGTACCCGGACTTTCCGAGGAAGACTTCCGTCGCATCTCGGAGGACGCCAAGACAGGCTGCCCGGTGTCCGGTGCGTTGGCGAGCATCGAGATCACCCTGGATGCCACCCTCGCGTCCTGA
- a CDS encoding leucyl aminopeptidase yields the protein MVKTTDINLGIIAKDLKKSPSDALVVGVAKGADGPVLLSNPLSAKAAESISGSLKQLGITGAADQVHRLPGLPETGAGILVLAGVGASADGGNLTEEALRRAAGSAVRQLAGLQSVTLAFPAQSVADVAAIAEGAALGAYSYTEHRSSKDGLKAPVAKVTVYSDVPAAAAQPALDRAVVLARAVNATRTLVNQPPSHLYPESFAESAKELSKGLPVKVTVWDEKRLDKEGFGGIMGVGKGSTRQPRLVKVEYAPAKATKKIALVGKGITFDTGGISIKPALGMGDMKSDMAGAAVVLNAVLAIASLGLPIKATAWLCIAENMPSGAAQRPADVLTIFGGKTVEVLNTDAEGRLVMADGIVAASQEKPDAIIDVATLTGAQLIALGLRTAGVMGSDSVTAALKTAADRAGELVWPMPLPEELRPSLDSQVADLANIGERNGGMMTAAVFLREFVGKQDNGEQIPWAHVDIAGPSFNNGSPYGYTPKQGTGCTVRTLVAYAEDLLAVSA from the coding sequence GTGGTCAAGACTACTGACATCAACCTGGGCATCATCGCCAAGGACCTGAAGAAGTCCCCCAGTGACGCACTTGTGGTGGGGGTGGCCAAGGGCGCGGACGGGCCTGTACTGCTGTCCAATCCACTGAGCGCCAAGGCCGCGGAATCCATCTCCGGATCGTTGAAGCAGTTGGGGATCACCGGCGCCGCGGACCAGGTCCACCGGCTGCCCGGCCTCCCGGAGACAGGGGCAGGCATTCTGGTTCTGGCCGGCGTGGGAGCATCGGCCGACGGCGGCAACCTCACCGAAGAGGCTCTGCGCCGCGCAGCGGGCTCAGCTGTGCGCCAGCTGGCCGGGCTCCAGTCAGTCACCTTGGCTTTCCCGGCCCAGAGCGTGGCCGATGTTGCCGCAATCGCCGAAGGGGCCGCGCTGGGAGCCTACTCCTACACCGAGCACCGCTCCAGCAAGGATGGCCTGAAGGCTCCGGTTGCGAAGGTCACCGTGTACTCGGACGTACCGGCTGCAGCGGCACAGCCTGCACTGGACCGCGCCGTAGTGCTGGCACGGGCAGTCAACGCCACCCGCACGCTCGTGAACCAGCCGCCCAGCCACCTCTACCCCGAGTCGTTCGCTGAATCCGCCAAGGAGCTCTCCAAGGGCCTGCCTGTCAAGGTGACCGTGTGGGATGAGAAGCGGCTGGACAAGGAAGGCTTCGGCGGCATCATGGGGGTGGGCAAGGGTTCAACCCGCCAGCCCCGCCTGGTCAAGGTGGAATACGCTCCCGCCAAGGCCACCAAGAAGATCGCCCTGGTGGGCAAGGGCATCACCTTTGACACCGGTGGCATTTCCATTAAGCCGGCCCTGGGCATGGGAGACATGAAGAGCGATATGGCGGGCGCCGCCGTCGTCCTTAACGCCGTGCTGGCCATCGCCTCGCTGGGCCTGCCCATCAAGGCGACCGCCTGGCTCTGCATTGCGGAGAACATGCCCTCCGGTGCGGCACAGCGGCCGGCGGACGTTCTCACCATCTTCGGCGGCAAAACCGTTGAGGTCCTTAATACGGATGCAGAAGGCAGGCTCGTCATGGCTGACGGCATCGTTGCAGCCAGCCAGGAAAAGCCCGACGCCATCATCGACGTCGCAACATTGACCGGCGCACAGCTGATCGCCCTGGGCCTGCGGACGGCCGGCGTCATGGGTTCGGACTCGGTGACTGCCGCCTTGAAGACCGCCGCCGACCGCGCCGGCGAACTCGTCTGGCCCATGCCCCTGCCTGAGGAACTTCGCCCCAGCCTGGACTCCCAGGTGGCAGACCTCGCCAACATCGGCGAACGCAACGGTGGCATGATGACCGCCGCGGTGTTCCTGCGCGAATTCGTAGGCAAGCAGGACAACGGGGAGCAAATCCCTTGGGCCCACGTCGACATCGCCGGGCCTTCGTTCAACAACGGCAGCCCCTACGGCTACACCCCCAAGCAGGGCACCGGATGCACCGTCCGCACCCTGGTTGCCTACGCCGAGGATCTCCTGGCCGTTTCAGCCTAG
- a CDS encoding DUF4192 family protein yields the protein MTSKETLSIHQPEDILGYIPHMLGYWPEDSLVAITMQGKVLGATLRTDLPSNHSRRSHKGFAEQIRNYLVADKEADGVVLALYTDSGWEDGGVVRTMVPLLSELQDCLDRVDLTVKDAWLVGSEYWRSAYCTDSGCCPVPGHSVDRIKHSRLSAEMVYRGRSIGPSPLASAGTAWCRNPGPLDAKVAAAQAKYAAELLDHGRSEGCLDAVLGVWKFVLTERGQRKPLNAAVAEDAGLMGFLRATLTVTAWRDAVVVMAAAGHGSAKSGATAFGMFIEDDGAWSGFDPADLGLPAPALLPADVDADADGNVAVAGPGVSPDVYTYGDVLLGMRPDKPDWASLNGLAEVLTSLCVEDEAGDVAAASLTLRGWISWCKGSGSVAHAQLRRAAVASPGYRLAELLDGVLGQGIICEWALRPDSAWRGNRGVPA from the coding sequence ATGACATCCAAGGAGACTCTCAGCATCCACCAGCCCGAAGACATCCTGGGCTACATTCCGCACATGCTTGGCTATTGGCCTGAAGACAGCCTGGTGGCGATCACCATGCAGGGAAAAGTCCTGGGAGCCACCCTGCGCACGGATTTGCCGTCCAACCATTCGCGCCGGAGCCACAAGGGATTCGCGGAACAGATCCGTAACTACTTGGTGGCGGACAAGGAAGCCGACGGTGTCGTGCTCGCGTTATACACAGACTCCGGCTGGGAGGACGGCGGCGTTGTCCGCACCATGGTGCCCTTGCTGAGCGAGCTGCAGGACTGCCTTGACCGCGTGGATTTGACCGTCAAGGATGCCTGGCTGGTGGGTTCTGAATACTGGCGCAGCGCCTACTGCACGGATTCCGGCTGCTGTCCTGTGCCGGGTCATTCAGTGGATCGGATCAAACACAGCCGGCTGAGCGCAGAGATGGTCTACCGGGGGAGGAGCATTGGCCCGTCACCGCTTGCCAGCGCCGGAACGGCGTGGTGCAGGAACCCCGGCCCATTGGACGCCAAGGTTGCGGCGGCCCAGGCCAAGTACGCCGCTGAACTGCTGGATCATGGGCGGAGCGAGGGATGCCTGGACGCTGTCCTCGGAGTGTGGAAATTTGTCCTGACGGAACGCGGGCAACGGAAACCTCTCAATGCCGCGGTGGCCGAGGACGCTGGGTTGATGGGCTTCCTGCGGGCTACCCTCACTGTGACGGCCTGGCGGGACGCGGTGGTGGTGATGGCTGCTGCAGGGCATGGGTCCGCGAAGTCCGGTGCCACCGCGTTCGGCATGTTTATTGAGGACGACGGCGCGTGGTCCGGTTTCGACCCGGCGGACCTTGGCTTACCGGCACCGGCTCTGCTTCCCGCCGACGTGGACGCCGACGCAGATGGGAACGTGGCGGTGGCCGGTCCGGGCGTCAGTCCAGACGTTTACACCTACGGTGATGTCTTGCTGGGCATGCGACCCGACAAACCGGACTGGGCATCCCTCAATGGACTTGCGGAAGTATTGACGAGCTTGTGCGTGGAGGACGAGGCGGGGGACGTGGCCGCAGCCTCCCTGACCCTCCGGGGATGGATTTCCTGGTGCAAGGGGAGCGGCTCCGTGGCACATGCGCAGTTGAGGCGCGCTGCTGTGGCTTCTCCCGGGTACCGGCTCGCAGAGTTGCTGGATGGAGTTCTTGGGCAGGGGATCATCTGCGAATGGGCCCTGCGTCCGGACTCCGCTTGGCGCGGGAATCGCGGAGTTCCGGCATAG
- a CDS encoding proteasome assembly chaperone family protein codes for MFERLSGSLLDPESLYASNIETFHSPELRGLDLVMGFTGFADAGHVVRQINAELLDGPDVEVVAMFDADQLMDYRSRRPHISFVEDHLQDYQAPKLGLYKLTDGLGQPFLLLAGFEPDLQWERFSRAVVGIVEKLDVNLVTWIHSIPMPVPHTRPVGVTVHGTRPELIEGISSWKPTVDVPAAIGHILELRLTEAERNVAGYVIHVPHYLAEAEYPPAAVAGLEYLGAATSLMLPTDRLREAGREVARQIAEQIEASEEVQAVVSNLETRYDEKSEGVVRRSLLADENDELPNADDLGAAVEAYLARKDSPQ; via the coding sequence GTGTTTGAACGGTTATCCGGTTCCCTCCTGGACCCCGAGTCGCTGTATGCCAGCAACATCGAGACCTTCCACAGCCCCGAGCTGCGGGGTCTGGACTTGGTCATGGGCTTCACGGGTTTCGCCGACGCCGGACACGTGGTGCGGCAAATCAATGCCGAACTCCTGGACGGTCCCGACGTCGAGGTAGTGGCGATGTTCGACGCCGACCAACTCATGGACTACCGCTCCCGCAGGCCACACATCAGTTTCGTGGAGGACCACCTCCAGGACTACCAGGCACCGAAACTGGGCCTCTACAAATTGACCGATGGCCTGGGCCAGCCCTTTCTGCTCCTGGCGGGTTTTGAGCCTGACCTGCAGTGGGAGCGCTTCTCCCGTGCCGTCGTCGGGATCGTGGAGAAGCTTGACGTCAATCTGGTGACGTGGATCCACTCCATCCCCATGCCCGTGCCCCACACCCGCCCCGTCGGCGTCACGGTGCATGGCACCCGTCCCGAGCTGATTGAGGGGATCTCCAGCTGGAAGCCCACCGTTGATGTCCCGGCAGCCATCGGCCACATCCTGGAGCTCAGGCTCACCGAAGCCGAGCGAAACGTGGCCGGTTACGTCATCCACGTCCCGCACTACCTTGCCGAGGCGGAGTACCCACCCGCTGCGGTGGCCGGCCTGGAATACCTGGGGGCTGCGACCTCGTTGATGCTGCCCACCGACCGCCTCCGGGAAGCAGGGCGGGAAGTTGCCCGTCAGATTGCCGAGCAGATCGAGGCTTCGGAAGAAGTGCAGGCCGTGGTGTCCAATCTCGAAACCCGGTATGACGAAAAGTCCGAGGGCGTGGTGCGTCGCTCCTTGCTGGCCGATGAGAATGACGAACTGCCCAACGCAGACGATCTGGGGGCCGCCGTTGAGGCCTACTTGGCGCGCAAGGATTCGCCGCAATAA
- the lpdA gene encoding dihydrolipoyl dehydrogenase, producing MADQATAQEFDILVLGGGSGGYATALRAVQLGLTVGLVEKAKLGGTCLHNGCIPTKALLHSAELADHARDSAKYGVNVTLDGIDMPAVNAYKDGIIAGKYKGLQGLIKSKKGITVIEGEGKLQGNNTIVVNGTSYTGKNIVLATGSYSRSLPGLEIGGKVITSDQALTMDYIPKSAIVLGGGVIGVEFASVWKSFGVDVTIIEGLPSLVPNEDAAIVKNLERAFKKRGIKFTTGIFFQGVEQNDDGVKVTLVDGQTFEADLLLVAVGRGPVTANLGYEEAGLTIDRGFVITNERLHTGVGNIYAVGDIVPGVQLAHRGYQQGIFVAEEIAGLNPVVVEDINIPKVTYCEPEIATVGYTEKAAKAKFGDDQIQTQEYNLAGNGKSSILGTGGIVKLVRQKDGPVVGIHMIGSRMGEQIGEAQLIVNWEAYPEDVAQLVHAHPTQNEALGEAHLALAGKPLHG from the coding sequence GTGGCCGATCAGGCAACTGCGCAAGAATTCGACATCCTGGTACTCGGTGGCGGCAGCGGCGGCTACGCCACTGCGTTGCGGGCCGTGCAGCTTGGGTTGACCGTTGGCCTGGTGGAGAAGGCCAAGCTGGGCGGAACCTGCCTGCACAACGGTTGCATTCCCACCAAGGCCCTCCTGCACTCGGCAGAATTGGCCGATCACGCACGCGATTCGGCCAAGTACGGCGTCAACGTCACGCTGGACGGCATCGACATGCCCGCCGTCAACGCGTACAAAGACGGCATCATTGCCGGCAAGTACAAGGGCCTCCAAGGACTCATCAAGTCCAAGAAGGGCATCACCGTCATCGAGGGTGAAGGCAAGCTCCAGGGCAACAACACCATCGTGGTGAACGGTACGTCCTACACCGGCAAGAACATTGTTCTGGCAACCGGCTCCTACTCGCGGTCGCTCCCGGGCCTCGAAATCGGTGGCAAGGTCATCACCTCGGACCAGGCCCTCACCATGGACTACATCCCCAAGAGCGCGATCGTCCTGGGCGGCGGCGTCATCGGCGTCGAATTCGCCTCGGTCTGGAAGTCCTTCGGCGTCGACGTCACCATCATTGAAGGCCTGCCCTCACTGGTTCCCAACGAGGACGCAGCAATCGTCAAGAACCTGGAGCGTGCGTTCAAGAAGCGCGGCATCAAGTTCACCACCGGCATCTTCTTCCAGGGCGTCGAACAGAACGACGACGGCGTCAAGGTCACCTTGGTGGACGGCCAGACCTTCGAAGCAGACCTCCTCCTTGTTGCCGTGGGCCGTGGCCCCGTGACCGCGAACCTTGGCTACGAAGAGGCCGGCCTCACCATCGACCGCGGCTTCGTGATCACCAACGAACGCCTCCACACCGGCGTTGGCAACATCTACGCTGTTGGCGACATCGTCCCCGGCGTCCAGCTCGCGCACCGCGGCTACCAGCAGGGTATCTTCGTGGCCGAGGAAATTGCCGGCCTGAACCCGGTGGTTGTCGAAGACATCAACATCCCCAAGGTCACGTACTGCGAGCCCGAGATCGCGACTGTCGGCTACACCGAGAAGGCAGCAAAGGCCAAGTTTGGTGACGACCAGATCCAGACCCAGGAATACAACCTTGCCGGCAACGGCAAGAGCTCCATTCTTGGCACAGGCGGCATCGTCAAGCTGGTCCGCCAGAAGGACGGCCCGGTTGTAGGCATCCACATGATCGGCTCCCGCATGGGAGAGCAGATCGGCGAGGCCCAGCTGATCGTGAACTGGGAAGCTTACCCGGAGGACGTGGCCCAGTTGGTCCACGCCCACCCCACCCAGAACGAAGCACTGGGCGAAGCCCACCTCGCCCTCGCGGGCAAGCCGCTCCACGGCTAA
- a CDS encoding MFS transporter, translating into MNAPRAWLIWTICVFAYLVAVAQRTSFGVAGLEATERFDASAAAISFFTVLQLLVYAGLQIPVGVLVDRFGSRAMVAGGAVLMGLGQLQLAYAESIPGGVLGRVLVGAGDAMTFISVIRLVPLWFAPAKVPLVTQLTGMSGQLGQLFSVVPFALLLHSAGWTPAFLTLAAMSVLAVVLVLVLLRDAPPGHPPREAGQGLRATGVSLSRAWKQPGTRLGLWSHFTVQFSGNLFAMTWGYPFLLSAQGLDAGTVSALMALFVGTAIVAGPGFGRFVARHPMRRSAMVLLITLATALAWAAVLILPDRAPLWLLVILVVVLAVGGPGSMIGFDFARTFNPSQRIGTATGIVNVGGFIAALIAIYLIGLVLDLLNASGFSGGELYGLASFRIALSVQFVLLGLGTVLILITRRKVRRQMAAQGTHVPPLMATLAKQRRERMERRRTARSGVAARRDPQE; encoded by the coding sequence GTGAATGCTCCCCGCGCCTGGCTTATTTGGACGATATGTGTCTTCGCCTACCTGGTGGCTGTGGCGCAGAGAACCTCGTTCGGCGTAGCGGGGCTTGAGGCGACCGAGCGTTTTGACGCAAGCGCCGCAGCCATTTCCTTCTTCACCGTCCTGCAGCTCCTGGTGTACGCCGGCCTGCAGATCCCGGTGGGGGTCCTGGTAGACCGGTTCGGGTCCCGGGCCATGGTGGCAGGCGGCGCCGTGCTGATGGGACTTGGCCAGCTGCAGCTCGCGTACGCGGAAAGTATCCCTGGAGGCGTTTTGGGGCGTGTCCTGGTAGGTGCCGGAGACGCCATGACATTCATCTCCGTGATCCGGCTGGTGCCCCTGTGGTTCGCTCCAGCCAAGGTGCCGCTGGTCACCCAACTGACGGGTATGAGCGGTCAGCTGGGCCAGCTCTTCAGTGTGGTGCCATTCGCCCTGCTGCTCCACTCCGCAGGATGGACCCCGGCTTTCCTGACCTTGGCGGCGATGTCCGTCCTGGCGGTGGTGTTGGTGCTGGTCCTGCTGAGGGACGCGCCCCCGGGGCATCCGCCCCGCGAGGCAGGGCAGGGCCTGCGGGCCACGGGAGTGTCCTTGTCCCGTGCGTGGAAACAACCGGGCACACGGCTGGGATTGTGGAGCCATTTCACTGTCCAATTCAGCGGAAACCTCTTCGCAATGACGTGGGGATATCCCTTTTTGTTGTCCGCGCAGGGGTTGGATGCCGGCACCGTTTCGGCGCTGATGGCACTTTTCGTGGGAACGGCGATCGTTGCCGGGCCCGGGTTCGGGCGGTTCGTCGCCAGGCATCCCATGCGGCGCTCGGCGATGGTCCTCCTCATCACCCTGGCAACCGCGCTGGCCTGGGCTGCGGTGCTGATTCTTCCCGACAGGGCCCCGCTGTGGCTGCTGGTGATCCTGGTGGTGGTCCTTGCCGTCGGCGGCCCAGGTTCCATGATTGGCTTCGATTTCGCCAGGACCTTCAATCCCTCGCAGCGGATTGGAACGGCAACGGGGATCGTCAACGTGGGTGGCTTTATCGCTGCCCTGATCGCCATCTACCTGATCGGCTTGGTCCTTGACCTTCTCAACGCCAGTGGTTTCTCCGGTGGGGAACTGTACGGCCTCGCTTCCTTCCGGATTGCCTTGAGCGTCCAGTTTGTCCTTCTGGGTCTTGGCACGGTCCTTATCCTGATCACCCGGCGGAAGGTGCGGCGTCAGATGGCCGCCCAAGGCACCCATGTTCCACCGCTCATGGCCACTTTGGCCAAGCAGCGCAGGGAGCGGATGGAACGCCGGCGAACCGCGCGGTCAGGCGTCGCGGCCAGGAGAGATCCGCAGGAATAG
- a CDS encoding RNA polymerase sigma factor has translation MTPSSVEKEPAAQAVLTAEEKKAATSAKRAATRAANKASEGDAGKPAPKKRGPKPGAKAAAEAANESSGADADDANAEDEDFDPAAAEEVEVADDDAEDGAAAPKKAAPSGTGFVYSDADDDDAPVQQVMSAGATADPVKDYLKQIGKVALLNAEQEVDLALRIEAGLFAEEKINADDGSMDPKLKRELEFVIHDGKRAKNHLLEANLRLVVSLAKRYTGRGMLFLDLIQEGNLGLIRAVEKFDYTKGFKFSTYATWWIRQAITRAMADQARTIRIPVHMVEVINKLARVQRQMLQDLGREPTPEELALELDMTPEKVVEVQKYGREPISLHTPLGEDGDSEFGDLIEDSEAVVPADAVSFTLLQEQLHSVLDTLSEREAGVVAMRFGLTDGQPKTLDEIGKVYGVTRERIRQIESKTMSKLRHPSRSQVLRDYLD, from the coding sequence GTGACTCCGTCTTCCGTCGAGAAGGAACCCGCCGCCCAGGCCGTATTGACCGCTGAGGAAAAGAAAGCGGCGACATCGGCCAAGCGCGCTGCAACCCGTGCTGCCAACAAGGCATCAGAAGGTGACGCTGGCAAGCCGGCGCCGAAGAAGCGTGGACCCAAGCCCGGCGCCAAGGCCGCCGCTGAAGCCGCCAACGAGTCCTCAGGCGCCGACGCAGACGACGCCAATGCCGAGGATGAAGATTTCGATCCAGCCGCGGCCGAAGAGGTCGAGGTAGCCGACGACGATGCCGAGGACGGTGCCGCCGCTCCCAAGAAGGCTGCTCCCTCGGGTACCGGGTTCGTCTACTCCGATGCGGACGATGACGACGCTCCGGTCCAGCAGGTCATGTCTGCCGGTGCTACCGCAGACCCCGTCAAGGACTACTTGAAGCAAATCGGCAAGGTCGCCCTGCTGAATGCCGAGCAGGAGGTGGACCTCGCTCTCCGCATTGAGGCCGGCCTCTTTGCCGAGGAAAAGATCAACGCCGACGACGGTTCCATGGACCCAAAGCTGAAGCGTGAACTCGAATTCGTCATTCACGACGGCAAGCGCGCCAAGAACCACCTCCTCGAGGCCAACCTTCGCCTCGTGGTGTCCTTGGCCAAGCGCTACACCGGACGCGGCATGCTGTTCCTAGACCTGATCCAGGAAGGCAACCTCGGTCTCATCCGCGCTGTTGAGAAGTTCGATTACACCAAGGGCTTCAAGTTCTCCACCTACGCAACGTGGTGGATCCGCCAGGCGATTACCCGCGCCATGGCTGACCAGGCACGAACCATCCGCATCCCCGTGCACATGGTTGAAGTCATTAACAAGCTTGCCCGCGTGCAGCGCCAGATGCTTCAGGACCTGGGCCGCGAACCCACGCCCGAGGAACTCGCCCTTGAATTGGACATGACTCCTGAAAAGGTTGTTGAGGTCCAGAAGTACGGTCGCGAGCCCATCTCGCTGCACACACCCTTGGGCGAGGACGGCGACTCGGAGTTCGGCGACCTGATCGAGGACTCCGAAGCTGTTGTTCCGGCCGACGCCGTCAGCTTCACGCTCCTGCAGGAGCAGTTGCACTCGGTGCTGGACACCCTTTCCGAAAGGGAGGCCGGAGTCGTTGCCATGCGCTTTGGCCTGACCGATGGACAGCCCAAGACTTTAGACGAAATCGGCAAGGTCTACGGTGTCACGCGCGAGCGTATCCGGCAGATCGAATCCAAGACCATGTCCAAGCTGCGGCACCCGTCGCGGTCCCAGGTCCTCAGGGACTACTTGGACTAA
- the sucB gene encoding 2-oxoglutarate dehydrogenase, E2 component, dihydrolipoamide succinyltransferase, producing the protein MSESVNLPALGESVTEGTVTRWLKQVGDRVEIDEPLLEVSTDKVDTEIPSPISGVIEEILVAEDETAEVGAPLVRIGDGSGSSAAEAAPAEEAPAAPAAEPAAAAEEAPAAPAAEEAPASEAPAASGGEGHEVTLPALGESVTEGTVTRWLKAVGDTVEVDEPLLEVSTDKVDTEIPSPVAGTLQEIRVSEDETAEVGSVLAVIGSGAAPAAAPAPAAAPAAAPAPAAAPAPAAAPAPAPAATPAPAAAPAPAAPAPAAPAPAAEQSSESGYVTPLVRKLANQHGVDIASVSGTGVGGRIRKQDVLAAAEAKQAAAAPAAQAPAAAPAAKSAAPVVASSLRGTTEKAPRIRQVIARRMRESLEVSTQLTQVHEVDMTKIAKLRLKAKNSFQAQNGVKLTFLPFIAKAVAEALKQHPKLNAAYDESKQEITYHNAEHLAIAVDTDKGLLVPVISDAGNLNLAGLASKIADVAGRTRDGKIGPDELSGGTFSITNIGSVGALFDTPIINQPQVGILGTGAIVKRAVVVADENGDDSIAIRSMMYLSLTYDHRLVDGADAGRFLQTLKARLEEGAFEADLGL; encoded by the coding sequence ATGTCTGAATCCGTTAACTTGCCCGCCCTCGGTGAGAGTGTCACCGAAGGAACCGTCACCCGCTGGCTCAAGCAGGTTGGTGACCGGGTGGAGATCGACGAGCCGTTGCTCGAGGTTTCAACCGACAAAGTAGACACCGAAATCCCTTCTCCGATCTCTGGCGTCATCGAAGAAATCCTCGTTGCTGAAGACGAGACGGCCGAAGTCGGCGCCCCCTTGGTACGCATTGGCGACGGTTCCGGCTCGTCCGCTGCCGAAGCCGCACCTGCTGAGGAAGCACCTGCTGCTCCGGCAGCCGAGCCTGCCGCGGCTGCTGAGGAGGCACCTGCTGCTCCTGCAGCCGAGGAAGCCCCGGCCTCGGAGGCGCCCGCCGCTTCCGGTGGCGAGGGCCACGAAGTAACGCTCCCCGCCCTTGGCGAAAGTGTCACCGAGGGCACCGTCACCCGCTGGCTCAAGGCCGTGGGCGACACCGTGGAGGTGGACGAACCCCTGCTCGAGGTGTCCACCGACAAGGTCGACACTGAAATCCCGTCTCCGGTTGCCGGAACCCTGCAGGAAATCCGTGTCAGCGAGGACGAGACAGCCGAGGTGGGCTCAGTCCTTGCCGTCATCGGTTCCGGCGCCGCACCGGCTGCCGCTCCCGCACCCGCTGCAGCCCCCGCGGCTGCACCTGCACCTGCCGCAGCTCCCGCCCCTGCAGCCGCTCCGGCACCTGCACCTGCTGCAACCCCCGCTCCCGCAGCTGCTCCGGCACCCGCTGCCCCGGCACCTGCTGCCCCGGCTCCGGCCGCTGAGCAGTCATCCGAGTCCGGCTACGTCACCCCGTTGGTCCGCAAGCTGGCCAACCAGCACGGCGTGGACATCGCATCCGTGTCCGGTACCGGCGTTGGTGGCCGCATCCGCAAGCAGGACGTTCTGGCCGCAGCCGAGGCCAAGCAGGCAGCAGCTGCTCCTGCAGCCCAGGCTCCTGCCGCCGCCCCTGCAGCGAAGTCCGCAGCTCCTGTTGTGGCTTCGTCACTGCGCGGAACAACGGAGAAGGCTCCCCGCATCCGCCAGGTCATCGCCCGCCGCATGCGCGAGTCGCTCGAGGTCTCCACCCAGCTGACCCAGGTGCACGAGGTCGACATGACCAAGATCGCCAAACTCCGCTTGAAGGCCAAGAACTCCTTCCAGGCCCAGAACGGTGTCAAGCTCACCTTCCTGCCGTTTATTGCCAAGGCCGTTGCCGAGGCCCTCAAGCAGCACCCCAAGCTGAACGCTGCCTACGATGAGTCCAAGCAGGAAATCACCTACCACAACGCCGAACACCTGGCGATTGCCGTGGACACGGACAAGGGCCTTCTGGTTCCGGTCATCTCCGACGCCGGAAATCTCAACCTCGCTGGCTTGGCCAGCAAGATCGCTGACGTTGCAGGCCGCACCCGCGACGGAAAGATCGGCCCTGATGAGCTGTCCGGCGGAACGTTCAGCATCACCAACATTGGTTCGGTTGGGGCGCTGTTCGACACCCCGATCATCAACCAGCCGCAGGTGGGAATCCTGGGGACGGGCGCAATCGTCAAGCGTGCAGTTGTTGTTGCTGACGAAAACGGTGACGATTCGATTGCCATCCGCTCCATGATGTACCTCTCCCTGACGTACGATCACCGCTTGGTGGACGGCGCCGACGCGGGCCGCTTCCTCCAGACCTTGAAGGCACGCCTTGAAGAGGGCGCATTTGAGGCAGACCTGGGTCTCTAA
- a CDS encoding DUF7455 domain-containing protein has product MTTAVADRTLSAADRCDRCGAQAYVRVVLESSGGELLFCGHHARAVEATLRPMTSDWHDETERLNEKAPVPVD; this is encoded by the coding sequence ATGACAACAGCAGTTGCAGACCGCACGCTGAGCGCAGCTGACCGGTGCGATCGTTGCGGAGCCCAGGCATACGTCCGCGTTGTACTCGAGTCCTCCGGTGGTGAGCTGCTCTTCTGTGGCCACCACGCACGTGCAGTTGAAGCCACGCTTAGGCCGATGACTTCAGACTGGCACGATGAGACCGAGCGCCTCAACGAGAAGGCTCCCGTCCCCGTCGACTAA